A genome region from Maridesulfovibrio salexigens DSM 2638 includes the following:
- the glyA gene encoding serine hydroxymethyltransferase, giving the protein MQQYRNLLQANDPDIFNALSGEESRQRAGIELIPSENYTYPEVLCTLGSVFTNKYSEGYPGRRYYGGQEFTDTIEDIARERAKQVFRCEHANVQPLSGSPMNQAVYLGLLEPGDTILAMDLSHGGHLTHGAPVSFMGKLFNFIRYKTDPVDGSIDFDELRKTALEHKPKMILCGYTSYPRDLDYAAFKKIADEVGAITMTDASHYGGLIAADVIRNPFDFGFDVVTSTSHKSLRGPRGGMILCKKEFAPRIDKAVFPGLQGGPHMNSIAGIAVTLKKALEPEFKEYGKQVLVNAKTLADELLKSGASLVTGGTDNHMMVLDTEKSYGINGKVAEELLDEVAITTNKQIIPDDPNPPLKPSGIRIGTPAATSRGMKEADMVKLAGWITTILQNPEDKNLAVTTRSEIESFCSRFPVPGI; this is encoded by the coding sequence ATGCAGCAATATCGAAATCTTCTCCAAGCAAATGATCCCGACATTTTCAATGCTCTTTCCGGCGAGGAATCCCGCCAGAGAGCAGGTATTGAACTGATCCCTTCTGAAAATTACACCTACCCTGAAGTTCTCTGTACCCTCGGCAGTGTTTTCACAAATAAATACTCCGAAGGTTATCCCGGCAGACGTTACTACGGCGGTCAGGAATTTACCGATACCATCGAAGACATTGCCCGCGAAAGAGCGAAGCAGGTCTTCCGTTGTGAACATGCCAATGTGCAGCCTCTTTCCGGTTCTCCTATGAACCAGGCTGTATACCTCGGCCTCCTTGAACCCGGCGATACCATTCTGGCCATGGATCTCTCCCATGGCGGACACCTTACTCACGGTGCCCCGGTTTCCTTCATGGGCAAGCTTTTCAATTTCATCCGCTACAAAACCGATCCTGTTGACGGCAGCATAGATTTTGACGAGCTTCGTAAAACAGCCCTTGAACACAAGCCGAAAATGATCCTTTGCGGTTACACTTCCTACCCCCGCGATCTGGATTACGCTGCTTTCAAGAAAATTGCCGACGAAGTAGGGGCCATTACCATGACCGATGCTTCACACTACGGCGGACTCATTGCAGCCGATGTCATCCGCAACCCCTTTGACTTCGGCTTTGATGTCGTTACTTCCACCTCACACAAATCCCTGCGCGGTCCCCGTGGCGGAATGATTCTTTGCAAGAAGGAATTCGCGCCCAGGATCGATAAGGCTGTCTTCCCCGGTCTGCAGGGTGGACCGCATATGAATAGCATTGCGGGTATTGCGGTTACTCTTAAAAAAGCACTTGAGCCGGAATTCAAGGAATACGGCAAGCAGGTGCTGGTTAACGCCAAAACACTCGCTGATGAACTGCTCAAATCCGGTGCATCCCTTGTCACCGGAGGGACTGACAATCACATGATGGTGCTCGATACTGAGAAGAGCTACGGTATTAACGGCAAAGTTGCCGAAGAACTGCTCGACGAGGTTGCCATTACCACCAACAAGCAGATCATCCCCGATGATCCCAATCCGCCCCTGAAACCAAGCGGTATCAGGATCGGTACTCCCGCCGCTACTTCCCGTGGCATGAAGGAAGCCGATATGGTCAAACTGGCGGGCTGGATCACCACCATCCTCCAAAATCCTGAAGATAAGAATCTGGCCGTCACCACCCGGTCGGAAATTGAATCTTTCTGTTCAAGGTTTCCGGTTCCGGGAATCTAG
- a CDS encoding glycosyltransferase family 4 protein, whose translation MKRISLILPRFSRYGGVERFGYNLSAALAAAGYSVDFICARAEDAPPQGVNIIKVGRYGFCRAGKLLWFVMAAEKARKKGNYNLTISLGKSLNQDILRIGGGPLESFWALSKRAWPAGFARSFKMFRRRTALVNMIIKYIERKQAASNCRMVCVSHRVRDWMVDSHPSLSGRDIDVIYNKPDLSLFSPLSQEERSLARAEFSMSDNDVLISTATTNFALKGVSFLIKALAELPANYHLQVAGGRNPSKYIKLAEELGVGERVRFLGKVKDMPALYGRSDLFVLPSFYDACSNSVLEALACGIPVISSRDNGSSYFLPDEKIIDDPSDYMKLAAMIRKVAAENSGEAFEWPGDVPCGIEPYLELVDQMFAGKK comes from the coding sequence ATGAAAAGAATTTCTCTGATTCTACCTCGTTTCAGCCGCTACGGTGGAGTGGAACGCTTTGGATACAATTTGAGCGCGGCTCTTGCTGCTGCCGGATATTCTGTTGATTTTATCTGTGCCCGTGCCGAGGATGCTCCTCCTCAGGGAGTGAATATCATCAAGGTAGGACGTTACGGATTTTGCCGTGCCGGGAAGCTGCTCTGGTTTGTGATGGCTGCGGAGAAGGCACGTAAAAAAGGCAACTATAATCTTACCATCAGCCTTGGCAAATCCTTGAATCAGGATATTCTGCGTATCGGTGGCGGGCCGCTGGAATCTTTCTGGGCACTTTCAAAGCGAGCATGGCCTGCCGGTTTTGCACGTTCTTTCAAGATGTTTCGCCGCCGCACCGCACTGGTCAATATGATCATCAAATATATAGAGCGCAAGCAGGCTGCATCCAACTGTCGCATGGTTTGTGTTTCTCACCGAGTTCGCGATTGGATGGTGGATTCCCATCCATCACTTAGTGGACGGGATATTGATGTCATTTACAACAAGCCGGACCTGTCATTGTTCAGTCCACTCAGTCAGGAAGAAAGATCTCTTGCCCGCGCTGAATTTTCAATGTCCGATAATGATGTTTTGATTTCCACCGCGACAACAAACTTTGCTCTCAAGGGTGTTTCTTTCCTGATCAAAGCTCTTGCCGAGCTTCCCGCTAATTACCATTTGCAGGTTGCCGGGGGGCGCAATCCTTCCAAGTACATAAAGCTTGCTGAAGAGCTTGGTGTTGGCGAGAGGGTCCGCTTCTTAGGTAAAGTGAAAGATATGCCCGCACTTTACGGACGTTCTGATCTTTTTGTGCTTCCTTCCTTTTACGATGCTTGTTCTAATTCAGTGCTGGAGGCTCTGGCTTGCGGAATTCCCGTAATAAGTTCCCGCGACAATGGAAGCAGCTATTTCCTGCCCGATGAAAAGATCATAGATGACCCTTCCGATTATATGAAACTGGCAGCAATGATCCGCAAAGTGGCAGCTGAGAATAGCGGAGAAGCTTTTGAGTGGCCCGGTGATGTGCCTTGCGGGATTGAGCCTTATCTGGAGCTGGTTGACCAGATGTTTGCCGGGAAAAAATAA
- a CDS encoding phosphatase PAP2 family protein produces the protein MPFLTQPLDMQIFILANQIFRKSWMDVAMPLLSSAALLWAIIALVTIFGVWKKGAKFLVIILLISATMGLADFSTNIIKKSIGRVRPLNSIALTYFKDDGIWQRRPLDYQQTKERGNSYPSAHAANSMAFAVMLMFFFRQLRPWMLFLPIGVGYSRLYLGKHFPTDVMAGWAFGACVAISVWLLWSYWLKYKLPEKYRP, from the coding sequence GTGCCGTTTCTTACTCAACCGCTGGATATGCAAATATTCATTCTTGCCAACCAGATATTCCGCAAGAGCTGGATGGATGTAGCAATGCCTTTGCTTTCTTCTGCCGCTCTGCTCTGGGCCATCATCGCACTGGTGACCATTTTCGGAGTCTGGAAAAAGGGAGCTAAATTTCTGGTTATCATCCTGCTCATATCCGCCACCATGGGACTGGCAGACTTTTCCACCAATATAATAAAGAAATCCATAGGCAGGGTCCGTCCACTAAACTCCATCGCCCTGACCTATTTCAAAGATGACGGAATCTGGCAACGCCGACCGCTTGATTACCAGCAGACCAAAGAGCGCGGCAATTCCTATCCATCCGCACATGCGGCAAACTCCATGGCCTTTGCGGTAATGCTCATGTTTTTCTTCCGCCAACTCCGCCCGTGGATGCTTTTCCTGCCCATAGGGGTCGGATACTCGCGCCTCTATCTGGGCAAGCACTTCCCCACCGATGTAATGGCAGGTTGGGCCTTTGGAGCATGTGTGGCTATTTCAGTCTGGCTGCTCTGGAGTTACTGGCTGAAGTATAAATTGCCGGAGAAATATAGACCGTAA